From a region of the Flavobacterium sediminilitoris genome:
- a CDS encoding tellurite resistance TerB family protein, with translation MSFSDLFDNEFKNRNKGHFSAIVRVALSDGALTSEEKEFLDKLAIRLEISRAEYEEILENPSKYPINPPVLHIQRLERLYDLARMVYADHVLGPKQKQILTRFALALGFTPSNVNYIVDKALSLLVLNVDLDTFIYEMQHMNK, from the coding sequence ATGTCATTTTCAGATTTATTTGATAACGAATTTAAAAATAGAAATAAAGGTCATTTTTCTGCAATTGTAAGAGTTGCGCTTTCAGACGGAGCTCTAACATCTGAAGAAAAAGAATTCTTAGACAAATTAGCTATTAGACTAGAGATTTCCAGAGCAGAATATGAAGAAATTTTAGAGAATCCTTCAAAATACCCAATCAATCCTCCTGTTCTTCATATACAAAGACTTGAACGTTTATATGATTTAGCACGTATGGTTTATGCCGACCATGTTTTAGGACCAAAACAAAAACAAATTTTAACTCGTTTTGCATTAGCTTTAGGATTTACACCAAGCAATGTAAATTATATTGTTGACAAAGCACTATCATTGTTAGTATTAAACGTAGATTTAGATACTTTTATTTACGAAATGCAGCACATGAACAAATAA
- a CDS encoding deoxycytidylate deaminase produces MKQKKNKYDKAYLRIAKEWGQLSYCKRKQVGAIIVKDRMIISDGYNGTPTGFENCCEDESGTTKWYVLHAEANAILKVARSTQSCENATLYITLSPCKDCSKLIHQSGIKRVVYHEEYKDTSGVDFLKKAGVEVELLEDLS; encoded by the coding sequence ATGAAACAAAAAAAAAACAAATATGATAAAGCCTATTTGCGAATAGCAAAAGAATGGGGACAACTATCATATTGTAAAAGAAAGCAAGTTGGCGCAATTATTGTAAAAGATAGGATGATTATTTCTGACGGATATAATGGTACTCCAACAGGATTTGAAAATTGTTGTGAAGATGAAAGCGGAACTACAAAATGGTATGTGCTTCATGCAGAAGCGAATGCAATACTAAAAGTGGCTCGGTCAACACAATCATGTGAAAATGCAACATTATATATAACACTCTCTCCGTGTAAAGATTGTAGTAAATTAATACATCAATCAGGAATAAAAAGAGTAGTGTATCATGAAGAATATAAAGACACTTCGGGTGTGGATTTTTTAAAAAAAGCAGGTGTTGAAGTAGAATTATTAGAAGACCTTAGTTAA
- a CDS encoding DUF3109 family protein: protein MFQLNKTIVSEEILEKEFVCNLSACKGACCIDGDAGAPLDKSETEILKEIYPKVKPFLRPEGIEAIEAQGAFITTEDGEFETTLIEGKDCAYVIFDGKTALCGIEQAYNQGLIDWKKPVSCHLYPIRVKEYSDFAAVNYHKWHICSDACSLGKELEVPIYKFVKEALVRKFGQQWYDELEKVALDLKK from the coding sequence ATGTTTCAGCTTAATAAAACAATTGTTTCGGAAGAAATCTTAGAAAAAGAATTTGTATGCAACCTTTCTGCTTGTAAAGGAGCTTGTTGTATTGATGGAGATGCAGGTGCTCCATTAGATAAAAGTGAAACAGAGATATTAAAAGAAATTTATCCAAAGGTAAAGCCTTTTTTACGCCCAGAAGGAATTGAAGCCATTGAAGCACAAGGTGCATTTATAACTACTGAAGATGGGGAGTTTGAAACAACTTTGATCGAAGGTAAAGATTGTGCTTATGTTATTTTTGATGGGAAAACAGCTCTTTGTGGAATTGAACAAGCATATAATCAAGGGTTGATAGACTGGAAAAAACCAGTTTCTTGTCATTTATATCCTATTCGTGTAAAGGAATATTCAGACTTTGCAGCCGTAAATTATCATAAATGGCACATTTGTTCAGATGCATGTTCTTTAGGTAAGGAATTAGAAGTTCCAATATATAAATTTGTTAAAGAAGCTTTAGTGAGAAAATTTGGGCAACAATGGTATGACGAATTAGAAAAAGTGGCTTTAGATTTGAAAAAATAA
- a CDS encoding FAD-dependent oxidoreductase — protein sequence MYDVLIIGGGVSGVSCALLLGSASNKPFASDKKIGVIAHQKTSSLQNAVFNNVYGIPVGKLGSELLTESLDHLTTVYPHVEQILNEKVLKISGEAGNFQITTNSKTYNSKIIVIGIGSGSPFIIEGLEKYVISHKKAAPEKNRIQLKNDDHFVTEGIYVCGTLAGQRSQLAIASGSGASVAGDILTLWNNGNHAQVHDALGK from the coding sequence ATGTATGACGTTTTAATAATTGGTGGCGGTGTTTCTGGCGTTTCCTGTGCTTTACTTTTAGGTTCTGCTTCCAATAAACCTTTTGCTTCTGATAAAAAAATAGGAGTAATTGCTCATCAAAAAACTTCCTCATTACAAAATGCGGTTTTTAATAATGTTTATGGAATTCCTGTTGGAAAACTAGGTTCTGAATTATTAACAGAAAGTTTAGATCACCTAACAACAGTTTACCCACATGTTGAACAAATTTTAAATGAAAAAGTCTTAAAAATTTCAGGTGAAGCTGGAAATTTCCAAATAACAACTAATTCAAAAACTTATAATTCAAAAATTATTGTTATTGGAATTGGCTCAGGAAGCCCTTTCATAATTGAAGGACTAGAAAAATATGTTATTTCGCATAAAAAAGCAGCTCCAGAAAAAAATAGAATTCAACTAAAGAATGATGATCATTTCGTAACAGAAGGGATTTACGTTTGTGGCACTTTAGCTGGACAAAGAAGCCAGTTAGCTATTGCTTCTGGAAGTGGTGCAAGTGTAGCTGGTGACATTTTAACTTTATGGAATAATGGAAATCACGCACAGGTTCATGATGCATTAGGAAAATAG
- a CDS encoding S41 family peptidase has protein sequence MSKIYFPIIIAMAVAIGLLLGSKLNSSNQNNFLSKSSKRNKLNKLIDFIEREYVDEINTDSIVDLTVNGILENLDPHSVYISRNELQAVTESMKGDFVGIGVNFYMYKDTVAIIKTIKNGPSEKAGIKAGDRLLFADNHQLFNKKLQNDSLFSRLKGERGSTVVITLYRKETNQKLKIKVKRDVIPIKSVDVALKVSGDVGYIKINRFAETTYDEFHEGLMALKKQGIKKIIIDVRDNGGGYLEVAVQIADELLKDKELVVKTINKKGREDKTFATEKGYFEKGEVFVLINENSASASEILAGAIQDNDRGIVVGRRSFGKGLVQREMPLGDGSAVRLTVARYYTPSGRSIQKPYDDKAEGYFNEFEKRFQSGELYEADSIKVADSLKFKTKKGRIVYGGGGITPDVFVPFQAKHGEEATFMIMRSGIVSYFVFEQLDRDRKFFNSLTKEELQKEVTDTDKYLNAFKKYVSDSGILINYSQKEKILKYLYAEFVRQVFDENSYYEIILSEDAMIKKVLEIESEKIE, from the coding sequence ATGAGTAAAATATATTTTCCTATTATTATTGCAATGGCTGTTGCGATAGGATTGTTATTGGGAAGTAAATTAAACTCATCTAATCAGAATAATTTTTTAAGTAAAAGTTCTAAAAGAAATAAACTTAATAAATTAATCGATTTTATTGAGAGAGAGTATGTAGACGAGATTAATACAGATTCAATAGTCGATTTAACAGTAAACGGTATTCTTGAAAATTTAGATCCGCATTCTGTTTATATAAGTAGAAATGAGCTACAAGCAGTAACAGAAAGCATGAAAGGCGATTTTGTAGGAATTGGAGTCAATTTTTATATGTACAAAGACACCGTTGCTATTATAAAAACCATAAAGAATGGGCCTTCTGAAAAAGCAGGAATAAAAGCAGGAGATAGATTGTTATTTGCAGATAATCATCAGTTATTTAATAAAAAACTTCAAAATGACAGTTTGTTTTCTAGATTAAAAGGAGAGAGAGGTTCTACAGTTGTAATTACACTTTATAGAAAAGAAACAAATCAAAAATTAAAAATTAAAGTAAAAAGAGATGTTATTCCGATAAAAAGTGTAGACGTCGCTTTAAAGGTTTCTGGTGATGTTGGTTATATTAAAATCAACAGATTTGCAGAAACAACTTATGATGAGTTTCATGAAGGATTAATGGCTCTTAAAAAGCAAGGAATTAAGAAAATAATTATTGATGTAAGAGATAATGGAGGAGGATATCTTGAAGTAGCTGTTCAAATAGCGGATGAATTGTTAAAAGATAAAGAATTAGTTGTTAAAACAATAAACAAAAAAGGAAGAGAAGATAAAACATTTGCTACTGAAAAAGGATACTTTGAAAAAGGAGAAGTGTTTGTTTTAATTAATGAAAATAGTGCTTCAGCAAGTGAAATTTTAGCTGGAGCAATTCAAGATAATGATAGAGGAATTGTTGTGGGACGTAGATCTTTTGGAAAAGGATTAGTTCAGAGAGAAATGCCTCTTGGAGATGGTTCTGCTGTGCGTTTAACAGTTGCTCGTTATTACACTCCTTCAGGACGTTCTATTCAAAAACCATACGATGACAAAGCAGAAGGCTATTTTAATGAATTTGAAAAACGTTTTCAAAGTGGAGAACTTTATGAGGCAGATAGTATTAAAGTAGCAGATAGTTTAAAATTTAAAACTAAAAAAGGAAGAATTGTTTATGGTGGTGGCGGAATAACACCAGATGTTTTTGTACCCTTTCAGGCAAAACATGGAGAAGAAGCAACATTCATGATAATGAGATCAGGAATTGTTAGTTATTTTGTTTTTGAGCAATTAGACAGGGATAGAAAATTCTTTAATTCTCTGACTAAAGAAGAACTCCAAAAAGAAGTAACGGATACAGATAAATATTTAAATGCGTTTAAAAAATATGTTTCCGATAGTGGAATACTAATTAATTATAGCCAAAAAGAGAAAATTTTAAAATACCTATATGCAGAATTTGTAAGGCAAGTTTTTGATGAAAATAGTTATTATGAAATTATTCTTTCTGAAGATGCTATGATTAAAAAAGTTTTGGAAATAGAATCTGAAAAAATAGAATAA
- a CDS encoding ribonucleotide-diphosphate reductase subunit beta, translating into MSVVEPILQENKDRFVIFPIKHHDIWEWYKKMEASFWTAEEIDLHQDITDWNTKLNDDEKYFIKHILAFFAASDGIVNENLAENFVNEVQYAEAKFFYGFQIMMENIHSETYSLLIDTYVKDEVEKDKLFHAIDVFPAIKKKAEWALKWIESDSFAERLIAFAAVEGIFFSGAFCSIFWLKKRGLMPGLTFSNELISRDEGVHCDFAVHLHNHHLINKVPKTRIKDIIVDALNIEREFVTESLPVSLIGMNANLMTQYLEFVTDRLLVELGCERVYNSSNPFDFMDMISLQGKTNFFEKRVAEYQKAGVMNNDTESGKISFDADF; encoded by the coding sequence ATGTCGGTAGTCGAACCAATTTTACAAGAAAACAAAGACCGTTTTGTTATTTTTCCAATAAAACACCATGATATTTGGGAATGGTATAAGAAAATGGAGGCTAGTTTTTGGACTGCTGAAGAAATTGATTTACATCAAGATATCACAGACTGGAATACTAAATTAAATGATGATGAAAAGTATTTCATTAAACACATTCTAGCTTTTTTTGCAGCTTCTGATGGAATTGTTAATGAAAATTTAGCAGAAAATTTTGTTAATGAAGTGCAATATGCGGAAGCAAAATTTTTCTATGGCTTTCAAATTATGATGGAGAACATTCATAGTGAAACATATTCATTATTAATTGATACTTATGTTAAAGATGAAGTAGAAAAAGATAAATTGTTTCATGCAATAGATGTGTTTCCTGCAATTAAGAAAAAAGCAGAATGGGCTTTAAAATGGATTGAGTCAGATTCTTTTGCTGAAAGATTAATTGCATTTGCTGCCGTAGAAGGGATTTTCTTTTCTGGAGCATTTTGTTCTATTTTTTGGTTGAAAAAAAGAGGGTTAATGCCTGGATTAACATTTTCAAATGAATTAATTTCTCGTGATGAAGGTGTGCATTGTGATTTTGCCGTGCATTTACATAATCATCATTTAATAAATAAAGTCCCTAAAACTAGAATTAAAGATATTATTGTGGATGCATTAAATATCGAAAGGGAATTTGTTACAGAATCATTGCCAGTTAGCTTAATTGGAATGAATGCAAATTTAATGACTCAATATTTAGAATTTGTTACTGATAGATTACTAGTTGAGTTAGGTTGTGAAAGAGTGTATAATTCTTCAAATCCATTTGATTTTATGGATATGATATCACTTCAAGGAAAAACTAATTTCTTTGAAAAAAGAGTAGCCGAATATCAAAAAGCAGGAGTAATGAATAATGATACGGAATCTGGAAAAATTAGTTTTGACGCAGATTTTTAA
- a CDS encoding ribonucleoside-diphosphate reductase subunit alpha gives MNVVKRDGRREPVMFDKITDRIRFLCYELNELVDPVKVAMRVIEGLYDGVTTSELDNLAAETAASMTIAHPDYAQLAARIAVSNLHKNTTKSFSETMTEMYHYVNPRTGQEAPLLSDEVYNVIMENAEKLDSTIIYNRDFNYDYFGFKTLERSYLLKINGKIAERPQHMLMRVSVGIHLNDIDSAIETYELMSKKFFTHATPTLFNAGTPKPQMSSCFLLTMQDDSIDGIYDTLKQTAKISQSAGGIGLSIHNVRATGSYIRGTNGTSNGIVPMLRVFNDTARYVDQGGGKRKGSFAIYIEPWHADIFDFLDLKKNHGKEEMRARDLFFAMWMCDLFMKRVEEDATWTLMCPNECPGLYDVYGEEFETMYTNYEKEGKGRKTIKARELWEKILESQIETGTPYMLYKDAANRKSNQKNLGTIRSSNLCTEILEYTSEDEIAVCNLASISLPMFIENGEFNHQFLFDVTKRITRNLNKVIDRNYYPVKEAENSNLRHRPVGLGVQGLADAFILLRMPFTSDEAKKLNQEIFETIYFAAVTASMELAIEEGPYSTFEGSPISKGEFQYNMWGLKDEDLSGRWDWASLRKEVMEKGVRNSLLLAPMPTASTSQILGNNEAFEPYTSNIYTRRVLSGEFIVVNKHLLHDLVSLGLWNDNLKQEIMRNNGSIQDIDVIPQDIKDLYKTVWELSMKDIIDMSRQRGYFIDQSQSLNLFMEGATMAKLTSMHFYAWKSGLKTGMYYLRTKSAVDAIKFTLNNDKKPEQVPVEVKSEMSTDEFKAMLERSKNAEPDDCEMCGS, from the coding sequence ATGAATGTAGTAAAAAGAGACGGTAGAAGAGAACCAGTAATGTTTGATAAAATTACTGATAGAATAAGATTTTTATGCTATGAGCTAAATGAACTAGTAGATCCTGTAAAAGTTGCTATGCGTGTAATTGAAGGATTATATGATGGTGTTACAACTTCTGAATTAGATAATTTAGCAGCAGAAACAGCCGCTTCAATGACAATTGCGCATCCAGATTATGCACAATTAGCAGCTCGTATTGCAGTTTCAAATTTACATAAAAATACAACAAAATCTTTCTCTGAAACAATGACAGAGATGTATCATTATGTGAATCCAAGAACAGGTCAAGAAGCACCATTGCTTTCTGATGAAGTGTATAATGTAATCATGGAGAATGCTGAAAAATTAGATTCAACCATTATTTATAATCGCGATTTTAATTATGATTATTTTGGATTTAAAACGTTAGAACGCTCTTATTTATTAAAAATAAATGGTAAAATAGCAGAAAGACCACAGCACATGTTAATGCGTGTTTCTGTTGGAATACATTTAAATGATATTGATTCGGCAATTGAAACGTACGAATTAATGTCGAAGAAATTTTTCACACATGCAACGCCTACATTGTTTAATGCAGGAACGCCAAAACCACAAATGTCATCATGCTTCTTGCTAACTATGCAAGATGATAGTATTGATGGAATTTATGATACGTTAAAACAAACGGCTAAAATATCACAATCTGCCGGAGGAATAGGTTTGTCTATTCACAATGTAAGAGCAACAGGTTCTTATATTCGTGGAACAAATGGTACTTCAAATGGAATTGTACCTATGTTGAGAGTGTTTAATGATACAGCACGTTATGTAGATCAAGGAGGAGGAAAGAGGAAAGGGAGTTTTGCTATTTACATAGAACCATGGCATGCTGATATTTTCGATTTCTTAGATTTGAAGAAAAATCATGGTAAAGAAGAAATGCGTGCAAGAGATTTGTTTTTTGCAATGTGGATGTGTGATTTGTTTATGAAGCGCGTTGAAGAAGACGCAACGTGGACGTTAATGTGTCCAAATGAATGCCCAGGTTTGTATGATGTGTATGGTGAAGAGTTTGAAACAATGTATACAAATTATGAAAAGGAAGGAAAAGGAAGAAAGACAATAAAAGCACGTGAGCTTTGGGAAAAAATATTAGAATCGCAAATTGAAACAGGAACACCTTATATGCTGTATAAAGATGCAGCAAATAGAAAATCAAATCAAAAAAATTTAGGAACTATTCGTTCGTCAAATTTATGTACTGAAATCTTAGAATATACTTCTGAAGATGAAATAGCAGTATGTAATTTAGCTTCTATTTCATTACCAATGTTTATTGAGAATGGGGAATTTAACCATCAATTTTTATTTGATGTAACGAAAAGAATTACACGTAACTTAAATAAAGTAATTGATAGAAATTATTATCCTGTAAAAGAAGCTGAAAATTCAAATTTACGTCACAGACCAGTTGGTTTAGGAGTTCAAGGTTTGGCAGATGCTTTTATCTTATTAAGAATGCCATTTACAAGTGATGAAGCAAAAAAATTAAATCAAGAAATCTTCGAAACAATTTATTTTGCTGCGGTTACAGCTTCAATGGAACTAGCTATAGAAGAAGGACCGTATTCTACTTTTGAAGGATCTCCAATTTCAAAAGGAGAGTTTCAGTACAATATGTGGGGTTTAAAAGACGAAGATTTATCAGGAAGATGGGATTGGGCTTCTTTACGAAAAGAAGTAATGGAAAAAGGAGTTCGTAATTCGTTATTATTAGCACCAATGCCAACTGCATCTACATCGCAAATATTAGGAAATAACGAGGCATTTGAGCCATATACATCAAATATATACACGCGAAGAGTGTTATCAGGAGAGTTTATAGTTGTAAATAAACATTTATTACATGATTTAGTTAGTTTAGGATTATGGAATGATAATTTAAAACAAGAAATCATGCGTAATAATGGATCAATTCAAGATATAGATGTTATTCCACAAGATATTAAAGATTTATATAAGACAGTTTGGGAATTGAGTATGAAAGATATTATAGATATGTCTCGTCAAAGAGGATACTTTATAGATCAATCTCAATCTTTAAATTTATTTATGGAAGGAGCAACAATGGCAAAATTAACGTCAATGCATTTTTATGCATGGAAGAGTGGTTTAAAAACAGGAATGTATTATTTAAGAACAAAATCTGCGGTAGATGCAATTAAGTTTACTTTAAATAATGACAAAAAACCAGAACAAGTTCCAGTTGAAGTAAAATCTGAAATGTCAACAGATGAGTTTAAAGCAATGTTAGAACGTTCTAAGAATGCTGAACCAGATGATTGTGAAATGTGTGGTTCTTAA
- a CDS encoding MarC family protein, which yields MTFDWKEIFTISMILFAVIDIIGSIPIIVDLRSKVGHIQSEKATIVAAIIMIAFLFVGEEILKLIGIDANSFAVAGAFVLFFLALEMILGIRLYKEDNPTTASIVPIAFPLIAGAGTMTTILSLRAEYEKINIIIAIIINVIVVYCVLKLSGKIEKSLGQNGLGIIRKIFGVILLAIAVKLFAANVKGLFT from the coding sequence ATGACCTTTGACTGGAAAGAAATTTTTACTATAAGCATGATTTTATTTGCCGTAATTGACATAATAGGAAGTATTCCAATTATAGTTGACTTACGAAGTAAAGTTGGACATATTCAATCTGAAAAAGCTACAATAGTTGCTGCAATTATAATGATTGCTTTTCTTTTTGTAGGTGAAGAAATTTTAAAACTAATTGGAATTGACGCAAATTCTTTTGCTGTTGCAGGAGCTTTTGTTTTATTCTTTTTAGCATTAGAAATGATTTTAGGAATACGATTATATAAAGAAGACAATCCTACAACCGCCTCAATAGTACCGATTGCTTTTCCTTTAATTGCTGGAGCAGGAACAATGACTACTATATTGTCGCTAAGAGCAGAATATGAAAAGATAAACATTATTATTGCAATTATTATAAATGTAATTGTTGTGTATTGTGTTTTAAAATTATCTGGCAAAATTGAAAAGTCGTTAGGTCAAAATGGATTAGGCATTATTCGAAAGATTTTTGGTGTAATCTTATTAGCTATTGCAGTTAAATTATTTGCTGCGAATGTAAAAGGGTTATTTACTTAA
- the metE gene encoding 5-methyltetrahydropteroyltriglutamate--homocysteine S-methyltransferase: MLTNNLGYPRIGNNRELKKACENYWSGKITSDALIAVGKSLRKQNWLLQSEAGIDLIPSNDFSFYDQVLDLSLTLGVIPAHYSEFEQRNTELDLYFAMARGAQKDDQDVKAMEMTKWFDTNYHYIVPEFTKDQEFKLYSEKIISEFIEAKELGITTKPVLIGPVSYLLLGKEKEKGFHRIDLLDKLLPVYFEILKKLEDENVEWIQFDEPFLALNLTNIERAALIHTYKEINNRFPNIKIILANYFDCFGDNLETALSLPVHTLHLDLVRCPLQLDDILKSTFISSNTFLSLGVVDGRNIWKNDFQKTLSLIKKASNLLGKERLLIAPSCSLIHCPCDLDLETNETSLTPEIKQWLAFAKQKINEVVLLKKFASGELETTNNTHYNENNKANQNRKTATIIHNEAVKNRVGKINEKDSQRENPFSIRRQKQIEVLNLPLFPTTTIGSFPQTTEVRSWRAKFKKGEITAQEYDNLIKIETEETIRFQEESGIDVLVHGEFERNDMVEYFGEQLDGFTFTKNGWVQSYGSRCVKPPVIYGDVSRANPMTVKWAKFAQSLTPKWVKGMLTGPVTILQWSFVRNDQPRSTTCTQIALAIRDEVVDLEKAGIKIIQIDEPAIREGLPLRKEDWATYLDWAIKAFRISASGIKDNTQIHTHMCYSEFNDIIQNIADMDADVITIECSRSQMELLDAFSNFKYPNEIGPGVYDIHSPRVPSSKEMSHLLEKAAAVIPADQLWVNPDCGLKTRHWDETKKALIEMVAAAKEMRLLIKKEVLS, encoded by the coding sequence ATGCTAACAAACAATCTAGGTTACCCGCGAATTGGTAACAACAGAGAATTAAAAAAAGCCTGTGAAAATTATTGGTCAGGAAAAATCACATCTGATGCACTAATAGCTGTTGGAAAAAGTCTCCGTAAACAAAATTGGCTATTACAATCAGAAGCTGGAATAGATCTTATTCCTTCTAATGATTTTTCATTTTACGACCAAGTTCTTGATTTATCACTTACACTTGGAGTTATTCCGGCTCATTACTCAGAATTTGAACAAAGAAACACCGAGTTAGACTTGTATTTTGCTATGGCAAGAGGTGCACAAAAAGACGATCAAGATGTTAAAGCGATGGAAATGACAAAATGGTTTGACACAAATTACCATTACATTGTTCCTGAATTCACAAAAGATCAAGAATTTAAGTTATACTCTGAAAAAATAATAAGTGAATTTATCGAAGCTAAAGAATTAGGAATTACAACCAAACCTGTTCTTATTGGTCCCGTTTCTTATTTACTTCTTGGAAAGGAAAAAGAAAAAGGATTCCACAGAATTGATCTCCTAGATAAATTACTTCCTGTTTATTTTGAAATTTTAAAAAAACTTGAAGATGAAAATGTAGAGTGGATACAATTTGATGAACCTTTTCTAGCGTTAAATTTAACGAATATTGAAAGAGCCGCTTTAATTCATACTTACAAAGAAATAAACAATCGCTTTCCAAATATAAAAATCATCCTAGCTAATTATTTTGATTGTTTTGGAGACAACTTAGAGACAGCTCTTTCTCTTCCTGTACACACTCTTCATTTAGACTTGGTTCGCTGTCCATTACAATTAGATGATATTTTAAAGTCTACTTTTATTTCTAGTAACACCTTCCTTTCATTAGGCGTTGTTGATGGACGAAATATTTGGAAAAACGATTTCCAAAAGACATTATCTCTTATTAAAAAAGCATCCAATTTATTAGGCAAAGAAAGATTACTAATTGCCCCTTCTTGTTCCTTAATACATTGTCCTTGTGACTTAGATCTTGAAACAAATGAAACCTCTTTAACACCAGAAATCAAACAATGGCTTGCTTTTGCAAAGCAAAAAATAAATGAAGTTGTTTTACTCAAAAAATTTGCATCTGGCGAATTAGAAACAACAAACAACACTCATTATAATGAGAACAATAAAGCTAATCAAAATCGTAAAACAGCCACAATCATACACAATGAAGCTGTTAAAAACAGAGTAGGAAAGATTAACGAAAAAGACTCTCAAAGAGAAAACCCTTTCTCAATAAGAAGACAAAAACAAATAGAAGTATTAAATCTACCTTTGTTTCCGACCACTACGATAGGCTCATTTCCACAGACCACAGAAGTTCGTAGTTGGAGAGCAAAATTTAAAAAAGGAGAAATAACCGCTCAAGAATATGATAATTTAATTAAAATAGAAACAGAAGAAACTATTCGTTTCCAAGAAGAGTCTGGAATTGACGTTTTAGTTCATGGTGAATTTGAGCGTAATGACATGGTGGAATATTTTGGAGAACAACTAGATGGTTTTACTTTCACTAAAAATGGTTGGGTTCAAAGCTACGGAAGCAGATGCGTAAAGCCTCCTGTTATTTATGGTGATGTTTCCCGTGCGAATCCAATGACTGTTAAATGGGCTAAATTTGCCCAATCACTAACTCCTAAATGGGTCAAAGGAATGTTAACTGGTCCTGTGACTATTTTACAATGGTCATTTGTTCGTAATGACCAACCTAGATCAACAACATGTACTCAAATAGCTCTTGCTATCCGTGATGAAGTAGTAGATTTAGAAAAAGCAGGTATTAAAATAATTCAAATTGACGAACCTGCTATAAGAGAAGGACTACCATTACGAAAAGAAGATTGGGCAACTTATTTAGATTGGGCAATTAAAGCTTTTAGGATTTCAGCAAGTGGTATTAAAGATAACACACAAATTCATACACACATGTGTTATAGTGAGTTTAATGATATTATTCAAAATATTGCAGATATGGATGCTGATGTAATTACCATAGAATGTTCTCGTTCACAAATGGAATTATTAGATGCTTTCTCTAATTTTAAATACCCCAATGAAATAGGCCCAGGAGTATATGATATTCATTCTCCTCGTGTTCCGTCTAGTAAAGAAATGTCCCATTTATTAGAAAAAGCAGCAGCAGTTATTCCTGCTGATCAATTATGGGTAAATCCAGATTGCGGTTTAAAAACACGTCATTGGGATGAAACTAAAAAAGCTTTAATTGAGATGGTTGCAGCTGCTAAAGAGATGCGATTATTGATAAAAAAAGAAGTTCTTTCTTAA
- a CDS encoding HupE/UreJ family protein: MSQFWLYFKVGLNHVLDIHAYDHVMFLIALMVPYAFKDWKRVFLLVTLFTVGHTLSLLLSVYGVVYIKPTLVEFLIPITIFVTALFHLFTAGKSSKSESISFVAIITLFFGIIHGLGFSNYFKTILPGKASDKLLPLLEFALGIETAQIIVVFIVLILAYIVQTFFRFSKRDWALVMSAFIIGVVLPMIIESEIWS, translated from the coding sequence ATGTCTCAATTTTGGTTATATTTCAAAGTAGGTCTCAATCATGTTTTAGATATTCATGCTTATGACCATGTTATGTTTTTAATTGCTTTAATGGTGCCTTACGCTTTTAAAGATTGGAAACGTGTTTTTTTATTAGTTACCTTATTTACAGTCGGGCATACATTGTCTTTGCTTTTGTCAGTATATGGAGTAGTGTATATTAAACCGACATTAGTCGAGTTTTTAATTCCAATAACAATATTTGTTACAGCATTATTTCATCTATTTACTGCTGGTAAATCTTCTAAAAGTGAAAGTATATCTTTTGTAGCAATAATTACATTATTCTTCGGAATTATACATGGATTAGGTTTTTCAAATTATTTTAAGACTATCCTTCCAGGAAAAGCATCGGATAAATTACTACCTTTATTAGAATTTGCTTTAGGAATTGAAACAGCTCAAATAATAGTAGTTTTTATAGTGTTAATATTGGCATATATTGTGCAAACTTTCTTTAGATTCTCTAAAAGAGATTGGGCATTAGTAATGTCTGCTTTTATAATTGGAGTAGTTTTACCAATGATAATAGAAAGTGAAATTTGGAGTTAA